A part of Parvivirga hydrogeniphila genomic DNA contains:
- a CDS encoding regulatory protein RecX, which produces MTRLGRITDIERLPGSKRARRIWIDGAPFRTTSAAVVAALSIQVGDDVDLDDLATRCQQAERTAARERALKLLSYHDFSTAQVAQRLAEDGYERAAIDDVVARLVETGLLDDARFGEAVARSRLRAGYGPRVVWRDLARAGLPDASIASALSAAADEGIGTDATSAARRLVRPRDDARRLAARLVRRGFEPTDAYRAAREVVGDAGDDLDDGPADE; this is translated from the coding sequence ATGACGCGCCTAGGGCGCATCACCGACATCGAGCGGCTGCCCGGCTCGAAGCGAGCGCGGCGCATCTGGATCGACGGGGCGCCCTTCCGCACCACCTCTGCCGCGGTGGTCGCCGCGTTGTCGATCCAGGTCGGCGATGACGTGGATCTCGATGACCTCGCGACCCGATGCCAGCAGGCCGAGCGCACGGCCGCACGCGAGCGCGCCCTGAAGCTGCTGTCGTACCACGACTTCAGCACGGCGCAAGTCGCTCAGCGGCTCGCGGAAGACGGGTACGAGCGTGCGGCGATCGACGACGTCGTCGCTCGCCTTGTCGAGACCGGCCTCCTCGACGACGCCCGTTTCGGCGAGGCCGTCGCGCGGTCGCGGTTGCGCGCCGGATACGGTCCGCGTGTCGTCTGGCGCGACCTGGCGCGCGCCGGACTGCCCGACGCGTCGATCGCTTCTGCTTTGAGCGCAGCAGCAGACGAAGGCATCGGCACGGACGCCACATCGGCGGCCAGGCGCCTCGTGCGGCCTCGTGACGACGCGCGACGGCTGGCTGCGCGCCTGGTCCGCCGTGGCTTCGAGCCCACCGATGCGTACCGGGCCGCTCGCGAGGTCGTAGGTGACGCCGGCGACGATCTTGACGACGGCCCTGCCGATGAGTGA